The following are encoded together in the Panicum virgatum strain AP13 chromosome 6K, P.virgatum_v5, whole genome shotgun sequence genome:
- the LOC120713612 gene encoding macrophage migration inhibitory factor homolog isoform X2 translates to MPCLNVSTNVNLEGVDTSAILGEASTAVANIIGKPEAYVMVVLKGSVPMAFGGTQEPAAYGELVSIGGLNPDVNKKLSAGIASILESKLSIPKSRFYLKFHDSKRSDFGWNGSTF, encoded by the exons ATGCCGTGCCTGAACGTGTCGACGAACGTCAACCTGGAGGGGGTGGACACCTCTGCCATCCTCGGCGAAGCCTCCACGGCCGTCGCCAACATCATCGGCAAGCCGGAGGcc TACGTGATGGTTGTTCTCAAGGGTTCAGTGCCTATGGCATTTGGAGGTACCCAGGAGCCTGCAGCTTATGGTGAGCTGGTTTCCATTGGAGGGCTGAACCCTGATGTCAACAAGAAGCTGAGTGCTGGCATTGCTTCTATTCTGGAGTCAAAGCTGTCCATTCCCAAGTCCCGCTTCTACCTCAAGTTCCACGACTCAAAG CGCTCAGACTTTGGTTGGAATGGCTCCACCTTCTAG
- the LOC120713612 gene encoding macrophage migration inhibitory factor homolog isoform X1 — translation MPCLNVSTNVNLEGVDTSAILGEASTAVANIIGKPEAYVMVVLKGSVPMAFGGTQEPAAYGELVSIGGLNPDVNKKLSAGIASILESKLSIPKSRFYLKFHDSKAHPAQEHARCLHALHQE, via the exons ATGCCGTGCCTGAACGTGTCGACGAACGTCAACCTGGAGGGGGTGGACACCTCTGCCATCCTCGGCGAAGCCTCCACGGCCGTCGCCAACATCATCGGCAAGCCGGAGGcc TACGTGATGGTTGTTCTCAAGGGTTCAGTGCCTATGGCATTTGGAGGTACCCAGGAGCCTGCAGCTTATGGTGAGCTGGTTTCCATTGGAGGGCTGAACCCTGATGTCAACAAGAAGCTGAGTGCTGGCATTGCTTCTATTCTGGAGTCAAAGCTGTCCATTCCCAAGTCCCGCTTCTACCTCAAGTTCCACGACTCAAAG GCTCATCCTGCACAAGAACATGCTCGATGTTTGCATGCTTTGCATCAAGAATAG
- the LOC120713611 gene encoding protein DETOXIFICATION 44, chloroplastic, whose product MAATSPTAARPVAAALIRVPHPGMNRVSSPCCHSRPRPRRATPWWTRPRCSRKGKPVVTDVVEEEAPRGPGTRREDDQEAEAGSLRGALGWLRLDGVAADIISIAAPAVLALAADPITALVDTAFVGHIGSAELAAVGASASIFNLVSKLFNVPLLNVTTSFVAEQQAVDANSSNTTGQRDEPLTPQKKGSQQRKVLPAVSTSLALAAGIGLLEMLALIVGSGTLMNIIGIPVDSPMRAPAEQFLTLRAYGAPPIIVALAAQGAFRGFLDTKTPLYAVGAGNLLNAILDAVLIFPLGLGVSGAALATVSSEYLTAFILLWKLNNEVDLSSWNIIGDGVIRYLKSGGLLIGRTIAVFLTLTLSTSLATREGPVPMAGYEICLQVWLTISLLNDALALAGQALLASEYAKGNYKQARMVVYRILQVGGVTGVVLAATLLVGFESLSLLFTDDPAVLDVARSGVWFVTICQPVNAIAFVADGLYYGVSDFAYAAYSTIFAGAFSSVFLIIAASNFGLGGIWAGLTLFMSLRAIAGFWRLGSKGGPWEIIWSESE is encoded by the exons ATGGCGGCGACCTCGCCGACGGCCGCGAGGCCGGTAGCCGCCGCACTCATACGAGTCCCGCATCCAGGGATGAATCGCGTCTCCTCACCATGCTGCCAtagccgcccccgcccccgccgcgcaacCCCTTGGTGGACTCGCCCGCGGTGCAGCCGTAAAGGGAAGCCGGTCGTCACGGAcgtcgtcgaggaggaggcACCAAGGGGCCCCGGGACTCGGAGGGAGGATGACCAAGAGGCGGAGGCCGGCTCGCTGCGTGGGGCGCTGGGGTGGCTCAGGCTTGACGGGGTTGCGGCGGACATCATCAGCATCGCCGCGCCCGCcgtgctcgcgctcgccgccgacccAATCACGGCGCTCGTCGACACCGCCTTTGTCGGCCATATTG GCTCGGCTGAACTTGCGGCTGTTGGTGCATCTGCTTCCATATTCAATTTGGTATCCAAGCTGTTCAATGTGCCATTGCTTAATGTCACCACATCTTTTGTTGCTGAGCAGCAGGCAGTCGATGCCAATAGTTCTAATACAACAGGACAAA GAGATGAACCTTTGACGCCACAAAAGAAGGGAAGCCAACAAAGGAAGGTTCTTCCGGCGGTTTCAACATCCTTGGCTCTAGCTGCTGGCATTGGATTATTGGAGATGCTGGCACTGATTGTTGGATCTGGGACACTGATGAACATCATTGGTATACCCGTC GATTCACCAATGCGAGCACCAGCAGAACAATTTCTTACGTTGAGGGCATATGGTGCTCCACCAATTATAGTGGCACTTGCAGCTCAGGGTGCATTTCGTGGATTCCTGGATACAAAGACACCATTGTATGCTGTGG GTGCTGGCAACCTATTAAATGCAATACTGGATGCTGTACTTATTTTCCCACTTGGTCTAGGAGTAAGCGGCGCTGCCTTGGCCACAGTGTCCTCTGA GTACTTGACTGCATTCATCCTCCTTTGGAAGCTGAATAATGAAGTAGACCTGTCTTCATGGAATATCATTGGAGATGGAGTAATTCGTTACCTGAAATCTG GTGGACTGCTAATTGGCAGAACAATTGCAGTATTCCTGACATTGACACTATCTACGTCCCTAGCTACAAGGGAAGGGCCTGTTCCAATGGCTGGCTATGAGATATGCTTGCAAGTGTGGTTAACAATTTCTCTGCTGAATGATGCCCTAGCCCTTGCTGGTCAG GCTCTACTTGCAAGCGAATATGCGAAAGGGAACTACAAGCAAGCCCGCATGGTTGTATACAGAATCCTGCAG GTTGGAGGTGTGACTGGTGTTGTGCTTGCTGCTACCTTATTAGTGGGGTTTGAATCTTTGTCCTTGCTGTTTACAGATGATCCTGCAGTTTTGGACGTTGCCCGATCTGGAGTTTGG TTTGTCACTATTTGTCAGCCAGTAAATGCTATTGCATTTGTGGCCGATGGACTCTACTATGGTGTTTCTGACTTTGCCTATGCTGCATACTCCACG ATTTTTGCGGGGGCCTTCTCATCAGTATTCCTAATTATCGCTGCTTCTAATTTTGGTCTTGGTGGTATCTGGGCTGGTCTTACTCTATTTATGAGTTTGCGAGCAATTGCTGGTTTCTGGAG GTTAGGGAGCAAAGGTGGACCTTGGGAAATAATCTGGTCAGAGAGTGAGTAA